The following are encoded in a window of Panicum virgatum strain AP13 chromosome 5N, P.virgatum_v5, whole genome shotgun sequence genomic DNA:
- the LOC120672775 gene encoding protein MLN51 homolog, translating to MADPPASDAQTEQPPAAAAPAPAAAADASADAAPVEKPPAAPLTPEPDAAAGAGEVEEDEEYVSDPDEAPLPTMRRREASDDEGSEDGRPRARIGPDQDDDGQGAPEAYDDEVDEEDEEYYDEEEEEVGEGFEEYEGRAAPPMEDGGGGGQESRGEDGVAGEEGLAEGEAKGEGEEKEQEPFAVPTSGAFYMHDDRFQEENRGRRRRMFGGRKLWDAKDDQAWVHDRFEEMNLQDDRYEDQRMSRGRFRGRGGRGKARGGGCGFPRGGKTRNFHEDGNTQNHPPKVVRGRGPRRYEAVARNSREVVGSQRKQAARFREPAPNASAARDSGQVSHAKAEAAPPKKNVINSSLNSASPPFYPSGASNQDFPVPAQRRDIQTGGSNKVLPSSMKMDDSSKLQSGPMVRGRTAMDYGGRDRFHADGPVRSSPGRAPMASLNSGFTSSSANPGQSPIARASGGNSNAGISPNNQTTSSLHQMPRISTQMQSHAPVMHPKSGQMPNQSAARVPSQSLNNRTSNSSPAAQHLPVKSAESGENGSYPSQNNSKAPSAVVKANNQETGMGSFMYGSTQVIGAAGLSQGDQNFPGTPALLPVMQFGGQHPGGLGVPTVGMALPGYVAQQQMGMGNNEMAWLPLLAGAAGAFGGSYPPYIALDPSFYSRPSGQTSSPVPSRESSANRGSKSPPRNDIGNEELDQRQNKPRRYSEMNFSQ from the exons CGCCGCTCACGCCGGAGCCGGACGCTGCTGCGGGGGCGGGtgaggtggaggaggacgaggagtaCGTGAGCGACCCCGACGAGGCGCCGCTACCGACGATGCGGCGCCGGGAGGCCAGCGACGACGAGGGGTCCGAGGACGGGAGGCCCAGGGCGCGGATCGGGCCAGACCAGGACGACGACGGCCAGGGGGCGCCCGAGGCGTACGACGacgaggtggacgaggaggacgaggagtactacgacgaggaagaggaggaggtgggAGAGGGGTTCGAGGAGTACGAAGGGCGCGCGGCACCACCCAtggaggatggcggcggcggcggtcaggaGTCACGCGGGGAGGATGGCGTGGCTGGGGAGGAGGGACTTGCGGAGGGGGAGGCCAAGGGCGAGGGGgaggagaaggagcaggagCCGTTCGCAGTGCCCACTTCCGGTGCCTTCTACATGCATGATGACCGGTTTCAGGAGGAGAACCGTGGCCGACGCAG ACGAATGTTTGGTGGGAGGAAGTTATGGGATGCTAAAGATGATCAAGCTTGGGTGCACGACAGATTTGAGGAGATGAACTTGCAAGATGATCGCTATGAA GATCAGCGAATGTCAAGAGGTCGTTTTAGAGGCCGTGGTGGTCGAGGTAAAGCAAGAGGTGGTGGTTGTGGTTTCCCTAGAGGTGGAAAGACCCGCAATTTCCATGAAGATGGAAACACCCAAAACCACCCCCCAAAGGTAGTTAGAGGGAGAGGTCCTCGACGCTATGAAGCTGTTGCAAGGAACAGCAGAGAGGTTGTTGGATCCCAGCGAAAACA AGCAGCAAGATTTCGAGAACCTGCTCCAAATGCTTCAGCTGCCAGAGATTCTGGTCAAGTTTCACATGCAAAGGCAGAGGCTGCCCCTCCTAAAAAGAATGTCATCAATTCAAGCCTGAATTCTGCATCACCGCCTTTTTATCCCTCTGGTGCATCCAATCAAGATTTTCCTGTACCAGCTCAAAGGAGGGACATACAAACAGGAGGTTCCAATAAGGTCCTTCCTTCTTCCATGAAGATGGATGATAGCTCAAAGCTACAATCTGGTCCAATGGTCAGAGGGAGAACAGCTATGGATTATGGTGGACGTGATAGGTTTCATGCTGATGGTCCTGTTAGGTCATCACCTGGAAGAGCGCCAATGGCATCATTGAATTCCGGATTCACATCATCATCAGCTAATCCTGGCCAATCACCTATTGCCAGGGCTTCAGGGGGCAATTCAAATGCCGGAATTTCACCAAATAATCAGACCACTTCATCACTTCACCAAATGCCAAGGATTTCTACGCAAATGCAAAGTCACGCACCAGTGATGCACCCGAAATCAGGTCAAATGCCAAATCAATCTGCAGCGAGGGTCCCATCTCAGTCATTGAACAATCGGACTAGCAATTCATCACCAGCTGCTCAGCATCTACCTGTTAAATCAGCAGAAAGTGGTGAGAATGGTTCATACCCTAGTCAGAATAATTCGAAGGCACCTTCTGCTGTGGTAAAAGCCAATAACCAGGAAACCGGGATGGGTTCATTTATGTATGGTAGCACCCAAGTTATTGGGGCTGCTGGTCTTTCCCAGGGCGACCAAAACTTTCCAGGCACTCCAGCTCTGCTGCCAG TGATGCAATTCGGGGGTCAGCATCCTGGTGGTCTTGGAGTTCCTACTGTTGGTATGGCCCTCCCTGGCTATGTAGCTCAGCAGCAGATGGGGATGGGAAACAACGAAATGGCATG GTTGCCATTATTGGCTGGTGCTGCTGGTGCTTTTGGGGGATCATATCCGCCTTATATAGCCCTTGATCCGAGTTTTTACTCCAGACCTTCAGGACAGACATCATCGCCAGTTCCATCCAG GGAATCTAGTGCTAATAGAGGGTCTAAATCTCCTCCTCGAAACG ATATTGGGAATGAGGAGCTTGATCAGCGCCAGAACAAGCCTAGGCG ATACTCAGAGATGAACTTCAGTCAGTGA
- the LOC120672776 gene encoding protein SODIUM POTASSIUM ROOT DEFECTIVE 2-like isoform X2, with protein sequence MAARGFSFKRVSRWFPRSSASGGLQEEDEDSGERSGLLRSHLDRQIVPVTDPGDTTKALALHVEPKTVALKVSMHCHGCARKVEKQVSKLQGVVSLKVELESKKVTVVGDVSPTDVLESICKVMKHAELLVV encoded by the exons ATGGCTGCAAGAGGTTTCAGTTTCAagagagtttctcgctggttcCCTCGTTCCTCCGCTTCAGGTGGTTTGCAGGAAGAAGACGAGGACAGCGGCGAGAGGAGCGGCTTGCTGAGGAGCCACCTAGATCGTCAGATCGTGCCGGTCACCGATCCCGGTGACACAACCAAAGCGCTAGCCCTGCATGTGGAGCCAAAG ACCGTGGCGCTGAAGGTGTCCATGCACTGCCATGGCTGCGCGAGGAAGGTCGAGAAGCAGGTCTCCAAGCTGCAAG GAGTTGTGTCCTTAAAGGTGGAGCTGGAGAGCAAGAAGGTGACCGTCGTGGGAGACGTTAGCCCCACGGATGTCCTGGAGAGCATATGCAAGGTGATGAAGCACGCAGAGCTTCTGGTGGTTTGA
- the LOC120672776 gene encoding heavy metal-associated isoprenylated plant protein 5-like isoform X1, whose product MAARGFSFKRVSRWFPRSSASGGLQEEDEDSGERSGLLRSHLDRQIVPVTDPGDTTKALALHVEPKTVALKVSMHCHGCARKVEKQVSKLQGVVSLKVELESKKVTVVGDVSPTDVLESICKGNTVRGKPLISAEELLELEFFSFSLSFGYNV is encoded by the exons ATGGCTGCAAGAGGTTTCAGTTTCAagagagtttctcgctggttcCCTCGTTCCTCCGCTTCAGGTGGTTTGCAGGAAGAAGACGAGGACAGCGGCGAGAGGAGCGGCTTGCTGAGGAGCCACCTAGATCGTCAGATCGTGCCGGTCACCGATCCCGGTGACACAACCAAAGCGCTAGCCCTGCATGTGGAGCCAAAG ACCGTGGCGCTGAAGGTGTCCATGCACTGCCATGGCTGCGCGAGGAAGGTCGAGAAGCAGGTCTCCAAGCTGCAAG GAGTTGTGTCCTTAAAGGTGGAGCTGGAGAGCAAGAAGGTGACCGTCGTGGGAGACGTTAGCCCCACGGATGTCCTGGAGAGCATATGCAAG GGAAATACTGTGAGGGGAAAACCTTTGATCTCAGCAGAGGAGCTACTGGAATTGGAGTTCTTTTCCTTTTCGCTGTCTTTTGGTTACAATGTCTGA
- the LOC120672777 gene encoding uncharacterized protein LOC120672777: MARRLLAALLAASLLLPLARPDSSPSLPATATAYDELRLRGFPRGLLPANVRGYTLDAGSGDFAVDLRSSCSIVLPAGSYLAAFSDRLTGRLGDRRISGLSGIRVRAFFRWWSITGIRADGDQLVFEVGSVSAKFPARDFNASLECPAKADS; encoded by the coding sequence AtggcgcgccgcctcctcgccgccctcctcgcGGCGTCGCTCCTGCTCCCGCTCGCTCGCCCGgactcctccccctccctccccgccaccgccaccgcgtacGACGAGCTCCGCCTCCGGGGCTTCCCGCGGGGCCTGCTCCCGGCCAACGTGCGGGGGTACACGCTCGACGCCGGGTCCGGGGACTTCGCCGTCGACCTCCGCTCCAGCTGCAGCATCGTGCTGCCCGCGGGGAGCTACCTCGCCGCCTTCAGCGACCGCCTCACGGGGCGCCTCGGGGACCGCCGCATCTCGGGCCTCAGCGGCATCCGCGTCAGGGCCTTCTTCCGCTGGTGGTCCATCACGGGGATCCGCGCCGACGGGGACCAGCTCGTCTTCGAGGTCGGCTCCGTCTCCGCCAAGTTCCCCGCGCGGGACTTCAACGCCAGCCTCGAGTGCCCCGCCAAGGCCGACTCCTGA
- the LOC120674825 gene encoding uncharacterized protein LOC120674825, with amino-acid sequence MAPRLRRKGEPAPVYGSGSDEFTVEVRHGGFFVGHGQLRSYVDGKVSWFDYCESETWSPLWFDDFIEQLGYERTESMRIYWQLPGKDVADGLRVISNDSDTNVMVSVVDRVKNLVVYFDHDDNIAGLGFDDIVVNPIAELPKVLSPHKVQYVPKKVDEKLPNFYSDVPTTSRGMVDDEGSDSSGGGDDGSSEDSDFVDSDCEIDADDDDLFVKNVDVGVNDEGAAVNASSSQGAADDICIDEDCLDLPDSEDEGLRFKSWSAEDLSNPVFKPGMMFPSVEVLRKAITEYSVKNRVQIKMPRNDRTRIEAHCAPECPWRLYASHDSRAKCFMVKTYQSEHNCQKEFVLQRCTSKWLVEKYIEVFRSNDKLSLANFAKVVQREWNLTPTRTKLARARLIALKKVHGDEEEQYNQLWDYGQELRRSNPGTSFYLNVVSNHFSTCYFSLDASKRGFLSACRPLICLDGCHIKTRTGGILLTAVGIDPNDCIYPIAMAVVEVECKDSWLWFLNTLKSDLGIESTYPWTVMTDKQKGMIPAVEQVFPEAEHRFCVRHLYSNFQQHFKGETLKNQLWMCARSTTVMDWNTNMDQMKTLNAAAYTCCEVFNRYILEGRELPILSMFEKIKCQMMTRIVNKQKEMAEKFQGPLCPKIRKKILKRSEWANLCYALPAGQSVFQEDIQ; translated from the exons ATGGCACCGCGACTGCGGCGGAAAGGAGAACCTGCGCCCGTGTATG GTTCTGGTAGTGACGAGTTCACAGTAGAGGTCCGACATGGCGGGTTTTTTGTTGGGCATGGCCAGTTGAGGAGCTATGTGGATGGGAAGGTTTCTTGGTTCGATTATTGTGAGTCAGAGACATGGTCTCCTTTGTGGTTTGATGATTTCATAGAGCAACTTGGATATGAGAGGACTGAAAGCATGAGGATTTACTGGCAGTTACCTGGGAAGGATGTGGCTGATGGATTAAGAGTGATTTCCAATGACTCAGACACTAATGTGATGGTGTCAGTTGTAGATAGGGTCAAGAACCTTGTGGTATACTTTGATCATGATGACAACATTGCAGGCTTGGGCTTTGATGATATTGTAGTGAACCCAATTGCTGAGTTGCCCAAGGTACTGAGCCCTCACAAGGTGCAGTATGTTCCAAAGAAGGTGGATGAGAAgctaccaaatttttacagtgatgTACCAACCACTAGTAGAGGCATGGTAGATGATGAAGGAAGTGATTcaagtggtggtggtgatgatggCAGTTCTGAAGACTCAGATTTCGTGGACAGTGACTGTGAAATTGATGCAGATGATGATGATTTATTTGTTAAGAATGTTGATGTGGGGGTGAATGATGAGGGTGCAGCTGTGAATGCATCATCAAGTCAAGGTGCTGCTGATGATATTTGTATAGATGAGGACTGCTTGGATCTTCCAGATTCTGAGGATGAAGGATTAAGGTTCAAGTCTTGGTCTGCAGAGGACTTAAGTAATCCAGTGTTCAAACCAGGGATGATGTTTCCTTCAGTTGAGGTTTTGAGGAAGGCAATCACTGAATACAGTGTAAAGAATAGGGTGCAGATAAAGATGCCAAGGAATGATAGAACTAGGATAGAGGCTCACTGTGCTCCAGAATGTCCATGGAGGTTGTATGCTTCCCATGATAGCAGGGCCAAATGTTTCATGGTCAAGACATATCAGAGTGAGCACAACTGTCAAAAggaatttgttttgcagagATGCACTTCCAAGTGGCTAGTAGAGAAGTACATTGAGGTGTTCAGAAGTAATGATAAACTGAGTTTGGCAAACTTTGCAAAGGTTGTGCAGAGAGAATGGAATCTAACCCCAACTAGAACCAAGTTGGCAAGAGCTAGGCTTATTGCTCTGAAGAAGGTCCACGGAGATGAGGAAGAGCAGTACAACCAGTTATGGGATTATGGGCAAGAGCTAAGGAGAAGTAATCCTGGGACATCTTTCTATCTCAATGTAGTGTCTAATCATTTCAGCACCTGCTATTTTTCATTGGATGCATCCAAAAGGGGATTTCTAAGTGCATGCAGGCCCTTGATATGCTTGGATGGGTGCCACATAAAGACCAGAACTGGAGGAATTCTATTGACTGCAGTAGGTATTGATCCTAATGACTGTATATATCCCATTGCAATGGCTGTGGTTGAGGTAGAGTGCAAGGACTCATGGCTGTGGTTCTTGAATACATTGAAGAGTGATCTTGGAATTGAGAGCACTTATCCTTGGACTGTAATGACTGATAAACAAAAG GGTATGATCCCTGCTGTGGAGCAAGTCTTTCCAGAAGCAGAACATAGGTTCTGTGTTAGGCACTTATACTCCAATTTCCAGCAGCACTTCAAGGGAGAGACACTGAAGAATCAGCTATGGATGTGTGCAAGATCAACCACTGTGATGGATTGGAACACAAACATGGACCAAATGAAGACATTAAATGCAGCTGCCTACACATG TTGTGAGGTGTTCAACAGATACATACTAGAAGGAAGGGAATTGCCTATACTCTCTatgtttgagaagatcaagtgTCAAATGATGACTAGGATTGTGAACAAGCAAAAAGAGATGGCAGAAAAGTTCCAAGGTCCCCTGTGCCCCAAAATTAGAAAGAAAATTCTGAAGAGGTCTGAATGGGCCAACTTGTGTTATGCACTGCCTGCTGGCCAGAGTGTGTTTCAA GAGGACATCCAGTAA
- the LOC120672778 gene encoding pentatricopeptide repeat-containing protein At4g02750, protein MLPSRHLRAAARQRSPRPPAGAGDTSFSAKPDAEVIRRNKAITAHMRAGRVPDAERLFAAMPRRSTSTYNAMLAGYASNGRLPLAISFFRSIPRPDTFSYNTLLHALAVSSSLADARSLFDEMPVKDSVSYNVMISSHANYGLVSLARHYFDLAPEKDAVSWNGMLAAYVRNGRIQEARGLFDSRTEWDSISWNALMAGYVQWGQMAEAQEMFNRMPQRDVVSWNTMVSGYARRGDMMEARRFFDAAPIRDVFTWTAVVSGYAQNGMLEEARRVFDAMPEKNAVSWNAMMAAYVQRRMMEEANRLFDAMPCRNVASWNTMLTGYAQAGMLEEARKIFDTMPQKDAVSWAAMLAAYSQGGFSEETLLLFKGMGRCGEWVNRSAFACVLSTCADIAALECGMQLHSRLIKAGYGVGCFVGNALLAMYFKCGNMEEAHNAFEEMEERDVVSWNTMIAGYARHGFGKEALEVFDTMRKTSTKPDDITLVGILAACSHSGLIEKGISYFYSMHHDFGVTAKPEHYTCMIDLLGRAGRLDEAVNLMKDMPFEPDSTMWGALLGASRIHRNSELGRSAAEKIFELEPENAGMYVLLSNIYASSGKWRDVDKMRVMMYERGVKKVPGFSWIEVQNKVHTFSVGDCVHPEKEDIYAFLEDLDMRMKKAGYVSATDMVLHDVEEEEKEHMLKYHSEKLAVAYGILKIPPGRPIRVIKNLRVCEDCHTAFKYISAIEGRLIILRDSNRFHHFRDGSCSCGDYW, encoded by the exons ATGCTCCCTTCGCGCCatctccgcgccgccgcgcggcagcGAAGCCCTCGGCCCCCGGCCGGTGCTGGAGACACCTCATTCTCGGCCAAGCCCGACGCGGAGGTGATCCGGCGGAACAAGGCCATCACGGCCCACATGCGCGCTGGCCGCGTCCCGGACGCCGAGCGCCTCTTCGCCGCGATGCCACgccgctccacctccacctACAACGCCATGCTCGCCGGGTACGCTTCCAACGGCCGTCTCCCGCTGGCAATCTCCTTCTTCCGCTCCATCCCGCGGCCCGACACCTTCTCCTACAACACGCTCCTCCACGCGCTGGCGGTGTCCTCGTCCCTGGCCGACGCGCGAAGCCTGTTCGACGAAATGCCCGTGAAGGACTCCGTGTCCTACAACGTCATGATCTCGTCTCACGCCAACTATGGGCTTGTATCACTCGCGCGACACTACTTTGATCTTGCACCGGAGAAGGATGCTGTTTCGTGGAACGGCATGCTTGCTGCGTATGTGCGGAATGGAAGGATTCAAGAGGCAAGGGGGCTGTTTGATTCAAGGACAGAGTGGGATTCAATTTCTTGGAACGCTTTGATGGCTGGGTATGTGCAGTGGGGTCAGATGGCTGAAGCACAGGAGATGTTTAATAGAATGCCACAGAGAGATGTCGTGTCTTGGAACACTATGGTATCTGGTTATGCAAGGAGGGGTGATATGATGGAGGCGAGAAGATTCTTTGATGCGGCTCCAATTAGGGACGTGTTCACATGGACAGCAGTTGTGTCTGGGTATGCACAAAATGGGATGCTCGAAGAGGCTAGGCGGGTGTTTGATGCCATGCCAGAGAAGAATGCTGTGTCGTGGAATGCAATGATGGCAGCATATGTCCAGCGGAGGATGATGGAGGAGGCGAATCGGTTGTTTGATGCCATGCCCTGCAGGAATGTGGCTTCGTGGAATACAATGTTGACAGGGTATGCTCAGGCTGGGATGTTGGAGGAGGCAAGGAAAATTTTTGACACCATGCCACAGAAAGATGCAGTCTCATGGGCTGCAATGCTGGCTGCATATTCGCAGGGTGGTTTCAGTGAGGAAACCCTGCTGTTGTTCAAAGGGATGGGGCGTTGTGGTGAGTGGGTGAACAGGTCAGCATTTGCTTGTGTTTTGAGCACGTGTGCTGACATTGCTGCACTTGAGTGTGGAATGCAGCTGCATAGTAGGTTGATTAAGGCTGGTTATGGTGTGGGCTGCTTTGTGGGGAATGCACTCCTAGCTATGTACTTCAAATGTGGGAACATGGAGGAAGCTCACAATGCATTTGAGGAGATGGAGGAGAGGGATGTTGTTTCATGGAATACTATGATTGCAGGCTATGCGCGGCATGGTTTTGGCAAGGAAGCACTTGAGGTTTTTGATACAATGAGGAAGACTTCTACCAAGCCAGATGATATTACTTTG GTTGGAATACTTGCAGCATGTAGTCACTCTGGTTTGATTGAGAAAGGCATTTCATACTTCTATTCAATGCACCACGATTTTGGTGTGACAGCGAAACCTGAACATTACACTTGTATGATAGACCTTCTTGGACGGGCTGGAAGATTGGATGAAGCAGTTAATCTTATGAAGGACATGCCTTTTGAGCCTGACTCTACCATGTGGGGTGCGTTACTTGGTGCTAGTAGGATCCACCGCAACTCTGAACTAGGCAGGAGTGCAGCTGAGAAAATATTTGAGTTGGAACCTGAAAATGCTGGCATGTATGTCTTGCTTTCAAATATATATGCATCCTCTGGCAAATGGCGTGATGTGGACAAGATGAGAGTTATGATGTATGAGCGTGGTGTGAAGAAGGTTCCAGGATTCAGTTGGATTGAAGTGCAGAACAAAGTCCACACTTTCTCAGTGGGTGATTGTGTACATCCTGAGAAAGAAGACATATATGCTTTCCTGGAAGACCTGGACATGAGGATGAAAAAGGCAGGCTATGTATCTGCTACAGATATGGTTTTGCATGatgtggaggaggaagagaaggagCACATGCTCAAGTATCATAGCGAGAAGCTTGCTGTTGCTTATGGTATTCTTAAAATTCCTCCTGGGAGGCCTATCAGGGTGATAAAAAACCTGAGAGTATGCGAAGACTGTCATACTGCTTTCAAGTATATATCTGCTATTGAGGGCCGGCTGATCATATTGCGGGATTCTAACCGTTTTCACCATTTTAGAGATGGTTCATGTTCATGTGGTGATTACTGGTAA
- the LOC120672780 gene encoding putative glucose-6-phosphate 1-epimerase isoform X1, whose translation MAASCASTLLPSLSSSSSSSSFSNSPQRFRRSRVVAMASVGQKVYAPGVAVSEGNGGLPKINLKSPHGSEAEIYLFGACVTSFKVPNGKDLLFVRPDAVFNRQKPISGGIPHCFPQFGPGPMQQHGFARNVNWSIADSEVTEGDPAVILELKDDSYSRSMWDFSFQALYKVSLHSKSLSTTLKITNMDDKPFSFNSALHTYFRASITGVSVKGLKGCKTLNKDPDPKNPLEGKEEREEVTFPGFVDCIYLGAPGELILDNGLGDKIAISNSSWSDAVLWNPHLQMEACYKDFVCVENAKIETVQLEPKQSWVAEQKIELI comes from the exons ATGGCGGCTTCTTGCGCCTCCACCCTCCTCCCttcactctcctcctcctcctcctcctcctccttttccaATTCACCTCAGCGGTTCAG GCGCTCTAGGGTGGTGGCCATGGCCAGCGTGGGGCAGAAGGTGTACGCGCCCGGCGTGGCGGTGTCGGAGGGCAATGGCGGACTGCCAAAAATCAATCTCAAATCCCCGCATGGAAG CGAGGCTGAGATCTATCTGTTCGGAGCATGTGTTACTTCTTTCAAAGTCCCTAATGgaaaggacctactctttgttcgACCAGATGCAGTGTTCAATAGGCAGAAACCCATCAG TGGCGGAATTCCACATTGTTTCCCCCAGTTTGGCCCAGGTCCCATGCAGCAG CATGGGTTTGCACGGAATGTGAATTGGTCCATCGCAGATTCAGAAGTCACCGAAGGAGATCCAGCTGTAATTTTGGAACTTAAAGATGACTCTTATAGTCGTTCTATGTGGGATTTTAGCTTCCAAGCATTGTACAAG GTTTCCCTGCACTCTAAAAGCTTGTCAACAActctaaaaataacaaatatggaTGACAAGCCTTTCTCATTCAACTCAGCACTCCACACTTATTTCCGT GCTTCCATAACTGGCGTTTCTGTGAAAGGTCTGAAAGGTTGTAAGACTCTCAATAAGGATCCTGACCCGAAAAATCCTTTGGAGGGCAAAGAAGAGAG GGAGGAGGTGACTTTTCCAGGATTTGTTGACTGCATCTACCTTGGTGCACCGGGTGAGCTCATCCTGGACAATGGATTGGGTGACAAAATTGCCATCTCAAATTCAAG TTGGTCAGATGCAGTGTTGTGGAATCCTCACTTGCAGATGGAGGCCTGTTACAAAGATTTTGTCTGTGTCGAAAACGCAAAG ATTGAAACAGTACAACTGGAGCCGAAACAATCTTGGGTGGCAGAGCAGAAAATTGAACTGATCTGA
- the LOC120672780 gene encoding putative glucose-6-phosphate 1-epimerase isoform X2: protein MAASCASTLLPSLSSSSSSSSFSNSPQRFRRSRVVAMASVGQKVYAPGVAVSEGNGGLPKINLKSPHGSEAEIYLFGACVTSFKVPNGKDLLFVRPDAVFNRQKPISGGIPHCFPQFGPGPMQQHGFARNVNWSIADSEVTEGDPAVILELKDDSYSRSMWDFSFQALYKASITGVSVKGLKGCKTLNKDPDPKNPLEGKEEREEVTFPGFVDCIYLGAPGELILDNGLGDKIAISNSSWSDAVLWNPHLQMEACYKDFVCVENAKIETVQLEPKQSWVAEQKIELI from the exons ATGGCGGCTTCTTGCGCCTCCACCCTCCTCCCttcactctcctcctcctcctcctcctcctccttttccaATTCACCTCAGCGGTTCAG GCGCTCTAGGGTGGTGGCCATGGCCAGCGTGGGGCAGAAGGTGTACGCGCCCGGCGTGGCGGTGTCGGAGGGCAATGGCGGACTGCCAAAAATCAATCTCAAATCCCCGCATGGAAG CGAGGCTGAGATCTATCTGTTCGGAGCATGTGTTACTTCTTTCAAAGTCCCTAATGgaaaggacctactctttgttcgACCAGATGCAGTGTTCAATAGGCAGAAACCCATCAG TGGCGGAATTCCACATTGTTTCCCCCAGTTTGGCCCAGGTCCCATGCAGCAG CATGGGTTTGCACGGAATGTGAATTGGTCCATCGCAGATTCAGAAGTCACCGAAGGAGATCCAGCTGTAATTTTGGAACTTAAAGATGACTCTTATAGTCGTTCTATGTGGGATTTTAGCTTCCAAGCATTGTACAAG GCTTCCATAACTGGCGTTTCTGTGAAAGGTCTGAAAGGTTGTAAGACTCTCAATAAGGATCCTGACCCGAAAAATCCTTTGGAGGGCAAAGAAGAGAG GGAGGAGGTGACTTTTCCAGGATTTGTTGACTGCATCTACCTTGGTGCACCGGGTGAGCTCATCCTGGACAATGGATTGGGTGACAAAATTGCCATCTCAAATTCAAG TTGGTCAGATGCAGTGTTGTGGAATCCTCACTTGCAGATGGAGGCCTGTTACAAAGATTTTGTCTGTGTCGAAAACGCAAAG ATTGAAACAGTACAACTGGAGCCGAAACAATCTTGGGTGGCAGAGCAGAAAATTGAACTGATCTGA